Within Actinomycetota bacterium, the genomic segment CCGTGCCCGCCCGGGTGTCCCACCGCCGATCGCGGTAGCCGTTTCGGTGGGTCTTTCCCACTGAGGTGGGTCAAGCCGCGGCGGTGAGCACGTAGGACCTGATTCTCGGGGTGGCGGGGAGCCTACGCGGCTGGCCGGCGTGGAGAAGGATGCGGGCGCGGTAGTTGCCGCAGTTGGTGAAGCCGCGGGCGGCTCGACGGACCGATTTGATTTTAACGTTCGCGCTCTCGGTGGCCGCGTTCGATGCCCTGGTGTCGAAGAACGCGAGCACCTCGTCCTGCCAGGTGTCGATCGTGCGCGCCAATCGGGTTACCTCCTCGACGTTGACCTCGACGGCCCACTCGTAGAAGTCGATCAGCCGCCGGTGGGCGGTCTCGCGGTCGGGGGCCTGGTACATGCGTCGAAGCAGGTCGACCGCGACCCAGGCGGAGGCGACCTCGTCGTCACCGTCAGCCGCGCGGAGCCGTCCGAAGATGTTGTCGACCGTGGTGGCATCGAGGCGTTCTTGGCCGACGCGCAGCAGCCGACGCAGGCGGAACAGCGGGTCGTCCTTGTGGCCACGGTGACCGTGGATCTCCTGCTGCCGACGCCGCCGTACCTCGTCGAGCACCTGCAGCGCGAGCCGCACGAGATGAAAGACGTCGGCGACCACGACCGCGCCACCCAGCGTGTCCGCGGCGGACTTGAACCCCGAGAACAGATCGCAGGCCACGACCTGCGCGTCGGGGGCGTGTTCGGCCAGCAGACGCGCCGCAGACGCCCGATCGCGGCCTTGGGTGACCGCGACGACCAGCGCGGTGTCGAGGCAGACGAGCGCGGTGAGGAACTCACGCCGCCGAGTGGTCAGCCGCCCGGTGGTCATCACCGTCTCGTCGATCCCCACCCGGCGCGGGCGCAGCCGCTCGAGCCGCTCGGCGGCGGCGATCACCGCGCGCATCACCGTGTTCCAACCGACCCCGAACTCCCGGCGGATCGTGTCGATCGGGACGTTGGCCTGCGACATCGCCACCGCCGCGCGCGCGGCCGCACGCGACCACACCGCCCCGGGCGCGACCGAGGAGGTGCGCTCAGCGAAGGTCCCGCAGCCGGCGACGCAGACCAGCAGCCGCTTGCGCCACCGCACCCGGCACGCGCGTCCCGCCACCGGCAGGTGCCGCACCGTATGGAAGCGCCAGTCGTGGATCCGATGGACCTCGATCACGCCACAGCGCGGGCACGCCTGGACGGCTCGGGGCAACTCGACATCGGCGACCAGCTCGCCGCGCTCGTCGACGTGGGCGTATAGGAGGTGGAACTCGGGCAGGGCGAGCAGCAGCTCGCTCCACCCCTGGACAGGGGTAGCGTGGGACATGCGTACGGCCTCGCTTGCTCGGTTGGTTAGGCACCTCGAGCATCGAGGCCGTACGTGTCTTCACCAAGCATCCCAGACCGCGTCACCCACCACCGAGGGGAAGACCCACGGTGCGTGGCACGCTGATCGGGGTTGCGCTCGCCGTAGCCGGCGCCGATCTGCGCGGTGACGTCCGCGTCCATCAGCGCTTGGGCCAGCACACGGATCCCTTCGCGCAGGAAGTCGATGTCCGCCTGGTCGTCGTCGACCTTGCGAACGAGCTCAAGTAGGTCAAACTGGTTGATGGCCACCGTGTTCTCCTCGCTGTTCGACACTTCGAGGATGACGCGGTGGTCTTCCTTCTTGCAGCCTCACGCTCCGTGAACACGGACGGTGTCACGCGCACCATCACCACGGCACGCTGAACGGCTACCTATCACACCACTTCCCGGGACACTATTCGTAGGGGGCACACTGCAGATCAATTCTCGATCCGACCTCCGGAGTGGCCAGCACCTAACAGGGTGACGTCGGCGAAGCCACGGTCAGTTACGCGGGCCCGCAAGGGTCCGTGCCAGATCCACATATAGTCGGCATCAAGCTCATCGAAGGTGATGCCCACCGGCGTCGGGGCATCACTCGGGCAGCCTTGCCAGTCCCACAGCTCCGGTGGTTCCGGCGCGACGCACAGCCGCGGGGGATGATCGCCGTAGATGACCAAGGCAGCATTGATCACGACGACCGATCCGTCAGGTCGCTGCCGTGCTTGGTCTAGCCGCACCGCGGTCACTTCGCGTGGGTGGTCTGGCATCTCGGGCTGGCCGTCACCAGCCGCAGGGCCGTTGCCGAGGGGCCGCTGGAACGGTACGGGCCCGACGCGCTGGCCGACGGTGACCTCTGATCCGCTCACCGCCAGCTCGTACCAGTCGAGGTTCGATCCTGAACGGCCGCGCAGGCTGACCCCGTACTCGTCATACCACCCTCCGCCGCTAAAGCGACGAGCGGCCGGATACCAACCGACCTGCGTGCGCAGGCCGCTGACCACCAGCGTTTCGGACTCAACATCCGCCAGAGCGTCGGCGGCCAGCACGCTGACCTCACCATAATCGTGGTGGACCACCCACACGCGGCTGCCGTCGTCCAAGGTCCGGGCAGCTGCCTGTCCCTGGGGTGGGAGCTCGACCGTGCCCGTCGCCGTCGTGGGAGCAGGCGGAGCCGGACGGGCCGGGGCGTCCGCAGGCTCCGCGCCCTCGTAGGCGGGGATCTCGACGAGGTGCTCGACGTCGTCGTAGTCCCCAGCGAACCCCTCAAGGAAAGCCACGAATGTCTGCGGGACGGTCGCACGGTGCACGGCGAGCGCGAAGGCGGTCGGGATCAACGGCTGGATGCACCCCCCGGCCGGCGGACGCCAGTCCACGACCAGCCGATCGCCATCGAGGCGGACGTCGCCGATCTCGTCTGGACAGCCGTCCTCGGCGCGGGCATAGAAGAGCACGACGTACTCGTCGAAGTCGACCGACGGCGGTGCCTTCTCAAGGGAGAACCGTTCCCACAGCTCGGCGTAACGATCCTCGTCCGTCGCGTGCGCGATGACGCCCATCTCCCCCGCCGACTGCTGCACCCCGAGCAGCTCGTGAGCAACCTCACCCGGTGCTGCGGCGTCACCTTGGCTGCCAGCATCGCTGACTCCGGGCGGCGACCCCGAAGGCGCGCCAGTAGGTGACCCACCGCAAGCCACCGCCAGGACCGCCACACCGGCCACCACCGCCATCGCACCCCGCGTCGCCAACTCGCTTCTCCCCGATGGTCGTCGCCAGTTAGGCATACAGGCTCGCGCTGTCCGACGCCGCCCAAAGAACGATGGTTCCAACGCAACGGTGGTTCCAAGGGAGAGGCGCCGCCAGCGTGAGTCCCGCGCCAGCCACTTCTGCGGCGATCATCGCAACGGCGGCTACGTAGAATGGGCCTCCGAGCGCCCCGTACGATATCTGCATCGCCGTGCAGACGGGCCTTCTCAGCGGTCACGATCGGCGGCTACCGCAACGAGGAGCAGAAGCGGCACTTCTTCGGCGAGGTACTCCCGGACCTCGTCCGCCGGGAAGGGTCCGACGGGGTGCTGGTCGTCGCTGAAGCGACCCGCGGCGGCGATGACGTCCTGCTCGTGCCCGCCGAGCAGCGTGACGGGCAGCAGGCTGCGCTGCTCACGCCATTCGCGAAGAAGTTCCCCCGACGAATCATCTTCGAGAAGCGACCGACGAGGGTGGCATCGAGACTCATCTGCTCGATGACGTCCGCGCTGTCTGGGCTGAGGGTTAGCTCCTGACCCAAGAGGGTTCTGCAACGCGCGTTCTCGTACGGCCTTCTGGCGCAACTACCGCGTTGACACCGGACGCTGATGCGCGAAGTACCGCATTTCGCGGATCTGTGACAACGCTATCTGCCGGCCGCTCCACCTTCCGAGGCTCGGTGCCCCGATCACGCTTGGCCTCACCCTCCCCCTTGCTCCCCTCGCCTCGTCCCACAAGCTGGTGAACATCGCCTGGTTTTTCGGCAAGGCGGGCGCGTTCGTGTTCGGTTCCGGTTTGGCCATCGTGCTCTTCTTGTTCGGCGGCGTGGTCCGACACCACCAGTGGCTGACCGAACAGCAGTTTCTCGACGCCGTCGCTGTCGCCCTGATCGCCCCCGGTCCGGTGGTGATCACCGTGGCCTTCATCGGCTACCTGATCGCCGGCCTGCCCGGCGCCACCGTCGCCGCCCTCGCAACATTCCTCCCCTGCTATCTGTTCACCGTGCTCCCCGCCCCGCTGCTGCGCCGCTACGGTCGGCTGCCCGCCCTGACCGCCGCGGTTCAATGCATCACCGTCGCCGCCGTCGGGGCCATCGCAGGCGCCGTAGCGGTGCTGGGCAAACGCTCCATCTCCGATCCGCTCACCCTCACCATCGCCGTGGCCACCTACCTCGTACTGTGGAAAGATCTCGCTGGGCGCCGCGTCCCCGAGCCTGTCATCGTCGGTGGCCGCAGCCCTGCTCGGGCTCGCCCTCTACCCGCTGCGCTCCTGACAGGGCGCATGAGAACAACGACAACATCCAGTTGCACGCCGCCTCGACGAACAGGCGCTGGAGACAGTACACACCGGCTCCGAAGCGACGGGCGTCACTGGGGGCGATGGCGAACGAGGCCGCGGCAGGCCGGCCTGTCCTTCGCCCGGATGATAGGAGGATGGTGCGAATGCGTGATCTGGGTGCTCACGGCACCGGTAGGGCCAGGTGGCGAAATTGGGCTGTCGGGGTCGTAATCCTTGGAGTCGTTGTCTTTTCTCCGCATGTGGGCCTCGGGATGCACCGGAGCGCGCCGGCGCCGACATGGTCATCGAGCTTGCGGGGTTGGATCGCCCCACGAACTTCGACGACCTCACCTACTCCTCTCGGCTTCAGCGGGTTCTGGTGCCGGCCCTCGACGCGGGTCTGTACCTCGTGGATCCCCACACTGGCGAGGCGACCAGGTTCGAGGGCCTAGGGGCCGTCTACTCCGCGGCAGAGGGCGAGGGGATGGTCCTGGTCGCGGATCGGGACAAATCCACCATCGCTTTGGTCGACCCGGCGTCGGGGCGCCTGGTGGCCTCGGCGGCAACCGCTGCGCCCCCCGACTACGTGCGCTACGTTCCAGCGACCGGTGAGGTCTGGGTGACCGAGAAGGGCAACCAAGCCGGCATCGAGATCTTCACGATAGGGACGCCGGATGCTCCCACGCTTGTCTCCATGGCCTTCATAGCTATCCCTGGGGGACCTGAAGGCCTGGTGACGAGCACCCCTCGCCGGCGCGGGTACACCCAGACCTCCGACGGAGCGTCGTGGTGATCGACGTGGACCGCCGCGAGCTCGTGGGCCGATGGGCGACCGGGTGCGGGGACACGCATGGCATCCCGGCCTTGGACGAGCAACGGGGCCTGATCCTGGCGGGCTGTGCCAGAGACGGCAAGGCCGTCCTGTTGGACGTGGACCGCAACGGCACACGCCTCGGGACCTACTCGGTGGAAGGGGATGAGGCCCTGATGGCGCATGCGCCATCAGGCCACTTCTACCTGCGCGCGGATCCCGGGCCCGAGATCGCCACACTTGAAGCGACACCCCAGGGCGACCTCAAACCGATCCGGATGGCGACGTCGCCGGAAGCAGGCCACTGTCTCACCGCCGACGATCTCGGCCACTACTGGACCTGTGATCAAAGCGGCGGAAAGCTCCTTCGCTACGCCGCTCCCTGACAGCCCCGCCTGAGAGGCAGCCTTGCTCCGGCCTCCTCGCCGAGTTTCGAGCGGCCGGCCCGGCCAGCCGGTCGGTCAACGATCCTAGAGCTCGCTGCAGTCCAGATGCTGGGGTGACGTCTGGCCTGGTCAGCCGTGGGCAGGGCGTGGCAACGGCCGCAGCCGGTGGTCGGGGGTGAACAGGCGGCGGATGAGGCCTAGTCCGATCACGGTGGTCGTGGTGGCGGCCGCGCCCAGTACCAGAAACATCACCACAGCTTGGACGAGGACTGCGTCGAGTGGGTGTACTCCGGCGAGGATCAAGCCGGTCATCGCTCCAGGGAGGAAGACGAAGCCGACAGCTTTGGTGGTTTCGATCTGTGGGATGAGCGCGGTACGCAGCGCGGCAGCCAGATAGGGGCGAACTGCCTGGGGGTAGGGGTGGCCGAGCGCGAGCCGGGCCTCGACTTCGTGGGCTTTGTCGCGGATCTCTTCGATGACGCGGCGTGCGGCGAGCACGGTGGCGTTCATCGAGTTGCCGACCATCAGCCCGCCCAGAGGCACGAGCGTGCGGCCCTCCAGGGGGAAGATTCCGAGCCCGAACAGCGTGGTAAGAGTGATTGCGGCCGAGGCGAGGTAAGCCACCACGGCCAGGCTGAACACGCCCTGGGCTTCGCGCACGCGGCGGCGGACGACGTCGCCGGCGAAGACCGTCATGCCGGCGATCCACAGCCACGACCAGAACAGTGGCGTGGCGGGGTCGATCACGAGGGTCAGTGCGGAGCCGACCAGCAGCAGCTGGACGATGGCCCTGACTGAAGCCCAGGCGATCCGGCCTTCCAGGCCCAGCCGTTGCCACAGTGACAGGGCGATCGCGACCGCGACGAGGACCAGCGAGAGCGCGAGACCGAGGAAGCTAACGTCACCTTGTGGCATCGGGGTCTCCTGACAGGAAACGGTCGAGTGCGCGAATGTGGTCGAGGCGGTCGGGTGGGCCGCTGTAGGCAATGCGGCCGGCAATCAGGACCAGGACGTGGTCGGCGAGGCGCCGTAGCTGGTCGAGATCGTGGGTGACCCAGACCACGGTCAGGCCATCGTTGGTGAGTCCTCGGATCAGACGTTCGAAGGCAAGCCTGGGAGTGAGGTCAAGGCCTGAGGTGGGCTCGTCGGCGAGCAGGACCTGCGGGCCGGTGATGAGAGTCCGGGCAAGACTTAACCGCTGGGCTTCCCCGCCGGACAGCGATCCCGCTTGACGGTGGAGCAGCGTCGGGTCGAGTGAGACACGGCGTAGCAGATCGGCGTACTTGTCGTGGCCGGCATGGGGGTCGGCCACGGCGAGATTGTCGCGGACCATCCCCCCAAACAGGGCCGGGGTCTGAAACACCATCCCAACCTCTCGGCGCAGCCGCAGCGGGTCGAGGTTGGCGATGTCGCGGCCGCGGTAGAGGACGTGGCCTTGGTCGGGGACCTCGAGCCTGTTGCACAGCCGCAGGAGAGTGGTCTTGCCGACACCGGATGGCCCGGCGATCACCGTGACTCAACGTTCAGGGATTTGGCCGCTGACCCCGTCGAGCACGCGACGACCTGCCCGTTCCACGATGACGTCGTCGAAGACGAGCGCCGGCTGAGCGACGGGAGGCTGGGTGGTCACGACCGGCAGGTTCGCCTATTCACTTCGGCCCCGGCAAATGGCATCCGTGGTGCCCGAGAGCGACCAGCGGACTTGATCGCGCTGGGGAGGCACGTCGGGAGGGACGTTGCCCCTGCTGTAGCAGCTACAGTCCGACGTGGCCGGGTATGGGCGGACTGCGCCAGGCCGACGTGGCTTGGATGCCACTTATCGGCGGCGGATGCGCATCGCGGCTGTGCCCGCGAGGAGAGCGATGAAATAAGACACGTCGCTCGGGCGGTAACGACCGGAAGCTGTCACCGAACGTCTGGCCCGGTTGAGTACCGCTTTGGAGCAACATGCCATGAACATCGTGGGGCCGACCGAGACGGTGCGCCTCGACTTTACCGCGCTCACGAGATCATGAATGCGAACCACCTACCGCATCGAGGCCGACGGAGCCGACGGCGTCCCTATTGATGTCGAAGTGGCCGACGACGGGCAGTTGCACACCCCAAGGGTAGGATCTGGCCCCGCGCAGCGGCCGTCCGGGTCCCCACCCACCAACACCAAGCCGACCATGTCAGGAAGTCTCATGCCGAAGAACCCGCCCGACCTTCCCCGACTTGTGGCCTCACCCGATCCCTCCGACCGTGTCCAGGTTCAGGACACGAAGTTCAGCCACGACGTGCTCGGGCGCTACATCTGCAATGACTGGGAGGAGATCCAGGCGGCGCTGAGCGACGGCGGGTTCCCCTTCGACGCCGTCGTCATCGGCGGGGGGATGTTCGGTGCCTACTGTGCGACCAAGCTCTACTGGAGGGGTGGCGGCCAGGCGTTGCGGGTTCTGCTGCTCGATGCCGGAGCGTTCCTGCTGAGTACCCACATCCAGAACATCCCCCGGCGGCTGGGCGGCTCGATCGGCGGTCCGAGATACGCCCGAGCCAAAGAAGACGGGACCGGCGCCCACAACGTCATCTGGGGCATCCCCTGGATCAGCAACGAGGCGTTCACCGGCCTGGCCTACTGCCTTGGCGGACGATCGCTGTTCTTCGGGGGCTGGTCACCTCGACTGGAGTCCGCTGACCTGGCCAACTGGCCCCAGGAGATGCGCGACTACCTGGTGGGGAGCGCAGCGACGCCGGCGGCCTACGTCCGGATCGAGAACGAGATCGGCACCGCCACGGTCGCCGACTACATGAGCGGCGACTTT encodes:
- a CDS encoding ISL3 family transposase, with protein sequence MSHATPVQGWSELLLALPEFHLLYAHVDERGELVADVELPRAVQACPRCGVIEVHRIHDWRFHTVRHLPVAGRACRVRWRKRLLVCVAGCGTFAERTSSVAPGAVWSRAAARAAVAMSQANVPIDTIRREFGVGWNTVMRAVIAAAERLERLRPRRVGIDETVMTTGRLTTRRREFLTALVCLDTALVVAVTQGRDRASAARLLAEHAPDAQVVACDLFSGFKSAADTLGGAVVVADVFHLVRLALQVLDEVRRRRQQEIHGHRGHKDDPLFRLRRLLRVGQERLDATTVDNIFGRLRAADGDDEVASAWVAVDLLRRMYQAPDRETAHRRLIDFYEWAVEVNVEEVTRLARTIDTWQDEVLAFFDTRASNAATESANVKIKSVRRAARGFTNCGNYRARILLHAGQPRRLPATPRIRSYVLTAAA
- a CDS encoding transposase translates to MAINQFDLLELVRKVDDDQADIDFLREGIRVLAQALMDADVTAQIGAGYGERNPDQRATHRGSSPRWWVTRSGMLGEDTYGLDARGA
- the fetB gene encoding iron export ABC transporter permease subunit FetB — translated: MPQGDVSFLGLALSLVLVAVAIALSLWQRLGLEGRIAWASVRAIVQLLLVGSALTLVIDPATPLFWSWLWIAGMTVFAGDVVRRRVREAQGVFSLAVVAYLASAAITLTTLFGLGIFPLEGRTLVPLGGLMVGNSMNATVLAARRVIEEIRDKAHEVEARLALGHPYPQAVRPYLAAALRTALIPQIETTKAVGFVFLPGAMTGLILAGVHPLDAVLVQAVVMFLVLGAAATTTTVIGLGLIRRLFTPDHRLRPLPRPAHG